One genomic region from Cetobacterium sp. 8H encodes:
- a CDS encoding dihydroorotate dehydrogenase produces the protein MNRLKTNFLGMEFKNPMVTSSGCFGFGMEYKDYFDPNVLGGIVVKGITMEARDGNYGTRIAETPGGMLNCVGLENPGVDYFENVIVKNIKAAGIECPIIVNINGKVIDEYVEIAKRVEKIAEVDMIELNISCPNVKDGGMAFGANPDVAGAVTKAVRAVTTKPLIVKLSPNVTDIVHIAKVVEANGADAVSLINTLLGMAIDIKSKKPVLGNTFGGFSGPAVKPVALRMVYQVSQNVKIPVVGMGGISSTEDAIEFMMAGATMVSLGTGLFSNPILPVEIKDGLERFCEENGLENIQEIVGAAHQK, from the coding sequence ATGAATAGATTAAAAACAAATTTTTTAGGAATGGAGTTCAAAAATCCAATGGTGACATCTTCAGGGTGCTTTGGATTTGGAATGGAGTATAAAGATTATTTTGATCCCAATGTTTTGGGTGGAATAGTTGTAAAAGGAATAACAATGGAAGCTAGAGATGGAAACTATGGAACAAGAATAGCTGAGACTCCTGGTGGAATGTTAAATTGTGTGGGACTTGAAAATCCTGGTGTAGATTATTTTGAAAATGTAATTGTAAAAAATATAAAAGCTGCAGGAATAGAATGTCCAATAATTGTAAATATAAACGGTAAAGTAATAGATGAATATGTAGAGATAGCAAAAAGAGTAGAAAAAATTGCTGAAGTAGACATGATAGAGTTAAATATCTCTTGTCCAAATGTAAAGGATGGAGGAATGGCTTTTGGAGCAAATCCAGATGTAGCAGGAGCTGTAACAAAAGCAGTTAGAGCTGTAACGACAAAGCCACTGATAGTAAAATTATCGCCGAATGTAACAGATATTGTTCATATAGCTAAAGTTGTAGAAGCTAACGGAGCAGATGCAGTATCTCTTATAAATACACTTTTAGGAATGGCAATAGATATAAAATCAAAAAAACCAGTTTTAGGAAATACTTTTGGAGGATTTTCAGGACCAGCAGTAAAGCCTGTAGCACTTAGAATGGTATATCAAGTATCACAAAATGTAAAGATACCTGTTGTAGGAATGGGAGGTATATCATCTACAGAAGATGCAATAGAGTTCATGATGGCGGGAGCAACTATGGTTTCTTTAGGAACTGGGTTATTCAGTAATCCAATTTTACCGGTAGAGATTAAAGATGGGCTAGAAAGATTCTGTGAAGAAAATGGATTAGAAAATATACAAGAGATTGTGGGAGCAGCACATCAAAAATAA
- the pyrB gene encoding aspartate carbamoyltransferase, with protein MRDFISIKDFTKGDILEILSVVKELEQKNETELLKNKIVGSLFFEPSTRTRLSFTSAAYRLGARVLGFDSPDATSLKKGESLRDTIKMTEAYSDVIVMRHNRDGAARFAADIAKVPVINAGDGANEHPSQTLLDLYTIQKEFGSIESKKVAFVGDLKYGRTVHSLTKALQMFNCEFYFVAPKIIQIPEYITRELDEKGIKYHLIEDYKDILKEIDVMYMTRIQKERFESLDDYEKVSGVYIIDKENIVGKCKENMIILHPLPRVDEIKIDLDDTKHARYFEQAANGVPTREAIFAVALDKVKIENNKRVEHDIKTSDTVICGNEKCITKFEETENKYVVKGKHVYCYYCNKDIKK; from the coding sequence ATGAGAGATTTTATTTCGATAAAAGATTTTACTAAAGGTGACATTTTAGAGATTTTAAGTGTAGTAAAAGAGTTAGAACAAAAAAATGAGACAGAACTTTTAAAAAATAAAATTGTAGGAAGCTTGTTTTTCGAACCTTCTACTAGAACAAGACTGTCTTTTACTTCAGCTGCATACAGATTAGGAGCAAGGGTGTTAGGTTTTGATTCGCCTGATGCGACTTCATTAAAAAAAGGTGAAAGTTTAAGAGACACAATAAAGATGACAGAAGCATATTCTGATGTAATTGTGATGAGACATAATAGAGATGGAGCAGCAAGGTTTGCAGCAGATATAGCAAAAGTACCCGTTATAAATGCAGGAGATGGAGCTAATGAGCATCCTAGTCAAACTCTTTTAGATCTATACACTATTCAAAAAGAATTTGGAAGTATTGAAAGTAAAAAAGTAGCATTTGTAGGGGATTTAAAGTACGGAAGAACAGTACATTCATTGACAAAAGCATTACAGATGTTTAATTGTGAGTTTTATTTTGTAGCACCAAAGATTATTCAAATACCAGAATATATAACAAGAGAGTTGGATGAAAAAGGGATAAAATATCATTTGATAGAAGATTATAAAGATATACTTAAAGAGATAGATGTTATGTATATGACAAGAATTCAAAAAGAAAGATTTGAAAGTTTAGACGATTATGAAAAAGTTTCAGGTGTATATATAATAGATAAAGAAAATATTGTTGGAAAGTGCAAAGAGAATATGATAATTCTTCATCCATTACCGAGAGTAGATGAGATAAAGATAGATTTAGATGATACAAAACATGCAAGATATTTTGAACAAGCAGCAAATGGGGTTCCAACAAGAGAGGCAATATTTGCAGTGGCCTTAGATAAAGTAAAAATAGAGAATAATAAAAGAGTAGAACATGATATAAAGACTTCAGACACTGTTATATGTGGGAATGAAAAATGTATAACAAAATTTGAAGAAACTGAAAATAAATATGTGGTAAAGGGGAAACATGTCTACTGTTACTACTGTAACAAAGATATAAAAAAATAA
- a CDS encoding dicarboxylate/amino acid:cation symporter, translated as MKKIGLLPKLILAILIGIGIGMLGMEMPVRILATFNGIFGNFLKFAIPLIIIGFVAPGIGDLGTGAGKLLGITTGIAYLSTILSGTFTYFVNTAVFKMILNAGSMLENADNPEHALLSGYLTINMPPIMDVMTALLMAFILGIGIAIVKGHAIKDIMGEFQTVVEGIIKNIIIPFLPLHIAGIFANMTYAGQVVTILSVFSKVFAVIILLHIAVLLILYSIAGSLSGANPIKLLKNMMPAYFTAIGTQSSAATIPVTLNQTKENGVNTGIAEFVVPLCATIHLSGSTITLVSCAMAIMMLNGMAVTFGTMFGFILMLGVTMVAAPGVPGGAVMAALGIIETMLGFPPTLTSLMIALYLAQDSFGTACNVTGDGAIAIIVNKIAGFKLEKNPKEFFDNI; from the coding sequence ATGAAAAAAATTGGTCTTTTACCAAAACTGATTCTGGCGATTTTGATTGGTATCGGTATTGGTATGCTAGGTATGGAAATGCCTGTAAGAATTTTAGCAACATTTAATGGAATTTTTGGAAACTTCTTAAAATTCGCAATTCCTTTAATAATTATTGGATTTGTGGCACCAGGAATAGGAGATTTAGGAACTGGCGCTGGGAAATTATTAGGAATAACAACAGGAATAGCTTATCTATCAACAATTTTATCAGGAACATTTACATATTTTGTAAATACTGCCGTATTTAAAATGATATTAAATGCTGGTTCTATGTTAGAAAATGCAGATAATCCTGAGCATGCATTATTATCTGGTTATTTAACAATTAATATGCCACCAATAATGGATGTAATGACAGCACTTTTAATGGCATTTATTTTAGGTATTGGTATAGCAATTGTAAAAGGACATGCTATAAAAGATATTATGGGAGAGTTCCAAACAGTTGTAGAAGGAATTATAAAGAATATAATTATTCCATTTTTACCTCTTCATATAGCAGGAATTTTTGCAAATATGACTTATGCAGGACAAGTTGTTACAATACTATCTGTGTTCTCTAAGGTTTTTGCTGTGATAATACTTCTTCATATAGCAGTGTTACTAATATTATATTCAATAGCAGGAAGTTTATCTGGAGCTAATCCAATAAAATTATTAAAAAATATGATGCCTGCATATTTTACAGCTATTGGTACACAATCATCAGCAGCTACAATTCCAGTAACATTAAATCAAACTAAAGAAAACGGAGTAAATACTGGAATAGCAGAATTTGTTGTACCATTATGTGCTACAATTCATTTATCAGGAAGTACTATAACTCTTGTAAGTTGTGCTATGGCAATTATGATGTTAAATGGAATGGCAGTAACATTTGGAACAATGTTTGGATTTATATTGATGTTAGGAGTTACAATGGTTGCCGCACCAGGAGTTCCAGGTGGAGCTGTAATGGCAGCATTAGGAATTATAGAAACAATGCTAGGATTCCCACCAACATTAACTTCTTTAATGATTGCATTATATTTAGCTCAAGATAGTTTTGGTACAGCTTGTAATGTAACAGGTGATGGTGCTATAGCTATAATTGTAAATAAAATAGCAGGATTTAAATTAGAAAAAAATCCGAAAGAATTTTTTGATAATATTTAA
- a CDS encoding dihydroorotate dehydrogenase electron transfer subunit, with protein sequence MFLEDCKILENYQVSENYYLMKIESNKASQHSKAGQFFMLKVKNEIRILRRPISLHFVDKDKNILEFYYEVKGGGTKEFTDLEAGEIMNIQGPLGKGFKTDVLDKKCVVIGGGMGIAPTKLLINDLKKNNEVIFIAGGRDKNAIEILKNLDLEGVKTYITTDDGSAGEKGNVISALCKVLEENKIDMIQTCGPHKMMEAVAKKAQEAEVFCEISLEEKMACGVKACVGCSIKTLDGMKKVCHDGPVFDSKIIVDVNPKENLGCNCN encoded by the coding sequence ATGTTTTTAGAGGATTGTAAAATATTAGAAAATTATCAAGTGAGTGAAAACTACTATTTGATGAAGATTGAATCAAATAAAGCTTCTCAGCATTCAAAAGCAGGACAATTTTTTATGTTGAAAGTAAAGAATGAGATAAGAATTTTAAGAAGACCAATTAGTTTGCATTTTGTAGATAAAGATAAAAATATCTTAGAGTTTTATTATGAGGTAAAAGGTGGAGGGACTAAAGAATTTACAGATTTAGAAGCTGGGGAGATAATGAATATTCAAGGTCCTCTTGGAAAAGGGTTCAAAACAGATGTTTTAGATAAAAAATGTGTTGTTATTGGTGGAGGAATGGGTATAGCTCCAACAAAACTTTTAATAAATGATCTTAAAAAAAATAATGAGGTTATTTTTATAGCAGGGGGAAGAGATAAGAATGCTATAGAGATATTGAAAAATTTGGATCTTGAGGGTGTTAAAACTTATATAACAACAGATGATGGATCAGCTGGAGAAAAAGGAAATGTTATATCAGCTTTATGTAAAGTTTTAGAAGAGAATAAAATTGATATGATTCAAACTTGTGGACCACATAAAATGATGGAAGCTGTAGCAAAAAAAGCACAGGAGGCTGAAGTTTTCTGTGAGATCTCACTTGAAGAAAAAATGGCTTGTGGAGTAAAAGCTTGTGTGGGATGTTCAATAAAAACTTTGGACGGAATGAAAAAAGTTTGTCACGATGGACCAGTATTTGATTCAAAGATAATAGTAGATGTAAATCCAAAAGAAAATCTTGGTTGTAACTGTAACTAA
- a CDS encoding NAD(P)-dependent oxidoreductase gives MSINLIEEANRCLNCKKPLCKIHCPISTDIPNIINLFKENKIEEAGDILFKNNPLSVFCSILCPHENQCTGHCIKGIKGTPINFPAIEKEISSKYLTNLPLKKQNSSDNRVAIIGGGPAGITAAILLAKEGFKVTIFEAFSKLGGVLRYGIPEFRLSKSLIDIFETYLLNLGVKIKYNTLVGPTHTIQNLKDDGFKYIIISTGVWNPKPMGIKGETRGDVHYAINYLISPESYHLGNNVLVIGGGNVAMDAARTAKRMGSNVTVMYRRGEEDMPATKVEIAETKEDGVDFKFYLAPKEISDDLMIFLRTESFTDESGNRKLITLNDSDVAFPYTSIIVAVSQGPKKNIVLSENRVRTDKWGTVVVNDSFETSLENVFSCGDVVTGPKTVVAAVNDAKTVVANILKKSNII, from the coding sequence TTGAGTATTAATTTAATAGAGGAAGCAAATAGATGTTTAAATTGCAAAAAACCACTTTGCAAGATTCACTGTCCTATTTCTACCGATATTCCAAATATTATAAATTTGTTTAAAGAAAACAAAATTGAAGAAGCTGGAGATATTTTATTTAAAAACAATCCACTTTCTGTATTTTGTTCAATCCTTTGTCCTCATGAAAACCAATGTACTGGGCATTGTATTAAAGGAATAAAAGGTACTCCTATAAATTTCCCAGCAATAGAAAAAGAGATTTCTTCTAAGTATTTAACCAATCTACCATTAAAAAAACAAAATAGTTCTGACAATCGTGTCGCTATTATTGGTGGTGGCCCCGCTGGAATTACCGCGGCTATCTTACTTGCAAAAGAGGGGTTCAAGGTTACAATTTTTGAAGCGTTCTCTAAATTGGGTGGAGTTTTAAGATATGGTATCCCTGAGTTTAGACTTTCAAAGTCTCTTATTGATATTTTTGAAACTTATCTTTTAAATCTGGGCGTAAAAATAAAGTACAACACTTTAGTTGGTCCTACTCATACAATTCAAAATCTTAAAGATGATGGATTTAAATATATTATCATATCAACTGGTGTTTGGAATCCTAAACCAATGGGTATCAAAGGTGAAACCAGAGGAGATGTCCACTATGCTATAAACTATTTAATCTCGCCCGAATCTTATCACCTAGGCAATAATGTACTTGTTATTGGTGGTGGAAATGTAGCTATGGATGCCGCTAGAACTGCTAAAAGAATGGGAAGTAATGTAACTGTCATGTATAGAAGAGGTGAAGAGGATATGCCTGCTACTAAAGTTGAAATTGCTGAGACTAAAGAGGATGGTGTAGATTTTAAATTCTACCTTGCTCCAAAAGAGATTTCTGATGACTTAATGATTTTTTTAAGAACGGAATCGTTTACTGATGAAAGTGGGAATAGAAAACTTATCACTCTTAATGACAGTGATGTTGCTTTCCCTTATACATCAATAATTGTTGCTGTGAGCCAAGGGCCTAAAAAGAATATTGTTCTCTCTGAAAATAGAGTTCGTACTGATAAATGGGGAACTGTAGTCGTTAATGACTCTTTTGAGACCTCTCTTGAAAATGTTTTTTCTTGTGGAGATGTAGTTACTGGTCCTAAAACTGTTGTAGCTGCTGTCAATGATGCTAAAACTGTTGTAGCTAATATTCTTAAAAAAAGTAATATTATCTAA
- a CDS encoding Na/Pi cotransporter family protein gives MYLDILFKVLGGLGLFLYGMENMSKGMQKMAGERLKKILAMLTTNRFMAIVMGVFVTALVQSSSVSTVMTIGFVNASLLTLKQALGVILGANIGTTITGWILVLKIGKYGLPMAGAAAISSMFFTSEKARTRAMTIMGLGLIFFGLELMSNGLKPLRSMPEFVALFHAFSADTYIGVLKAAAVGALLTAVVQSSSATLGITITLAVQGLIDYPTAVALVLGENVGTTITALLASLNGTANAKRAAYAHTIINILGVLWATTIFRFYLQFLENVVDPDNNITAAIASAHTIFNVLNVCLFIPFIGYLADFLCKIVKPDSPIAKERVTHLDILMADTPSVVVDQTHKEILAMGSQIKNIFMRLDNVFAGRDRIDSQVGKIEKIEDKLDIYQKEISDVNFHILNGTLDNANTEETRENLQTCDEYETVSDYLLRIAKTLKKMEDNGIELNQYKRATLNQLHTNVEDLFDDINRAYELRDRDMFISAIRKCNYIKDEYKRARAEHLEHVSENVMPAMLSTGYMDILNNYRRIKDHLYNIVEVFAKIN, from the coding sequence ATGTACTTAGATATCCTTTTTAAAGTTCTAGGGGGACTGGGTCTATTCTTATATGGAATGGAAAACATGTCTAAAGGAATGCAAAAGATGGCGGGAGAAAGGCTAAAGAAAATTCTTGCCATGTTAACAACAAATCGTTTTATGGCGATAGTGATGGGAGTTTTTGTTACAGCTTTAGTTCAATCATCATCAGTAAGTACTGTAATGACGATAGGATTCGTTAATGCAAGTCTATTGACATTAAAACAAGCCCTAGGAGTTATTTTAGGAGCAAACATAGGAACAACAATAACAGGATGGATCCTGGTTCTTAAAATAGGTAAATATGGATTACCAATGGCAGGAGCAGCAGCAATATCATCAATGTTCTTTACAAGTGAAAAAGCAAGAACAAGAGCAATGACAATAATGGGATTAGGATTAATTTTCTTTGGTTTAGAATTGATGAGTAATGGTTTAAAGCCATTAAGATCAATGCCTGAATTCGTGGCATTATTCCATGCCTTTTCTGCGGATACATATATAGGAGTATTAAAAGCAGCAGCAGTTGGAGCACTTTTAACAGCAGTAGTTCAGTCATCATCGGCAACGTTAGGTATAACTATAACACTTGCAGTTCAAGGGTTAATTGATTATCCAACAGCGGTAGCACTAGTTTTAGGAGAGAATGTAGGAACAACAATAACAGCATTATTAGCATCATTAAATGGAACAGCGAATGCCAAAAGAGCTGCGTATGCACATACAATAATAAATATTTTAGGAGTACTATGGGCTACTACAATATTTAGATTCTACTTACAGTTTTTAGAAAATGTAGTGGATCCAGACAATAATATAACTGCGGCAATAGCTTCAGCACATACAATATTCAATGTATTAAACGTATGTTTATTTATACCATTTATAGGATACTTAGCAGATTTCTTATGTAAAATAGTTAAGCCTGATTCACCAATAGCAAAAGAAAGAGTTACACATTTAGATATCTTAATGGCGGATACTCCTTCAGTAGTGGTAGATCAAACTCATAAAGAAATATTAGCGATGGGATCACAAATAAAAAATATATTTATGAGACTAGATAATGTTTTTGCAGGAAGAGATAGAATAGATTCTCAAGTTGGTAAAATTGAGAAAATAGAAGATAAATTAGATATTTATCAAAAAGAAATTTCAGATGTAAACTTCCACATATTAAATGGAACTTTAGATAATGCAAATACAGAAGAAACTAGAGAAAATCTACAAACTTGTGATGAATATGAAACAGTAAGTGATTATTTATTAAGAATAGCTAAAACTTTAAAGAAAATGGAAGATAATGGAATAGAGTTAAATCAATACAAGAGAGCAACTTTGAACCAACTTCATACAAATGTAGAAGATCTATTTGATGATATAAATAGAGCTTATGAATTAAGAGATAGAGATATGTTTATATCGGCAATAAGAAAATGTAACTATATAAAAGATGAGTATAAGAGAGCTAGAGCAGAACATTTAGAGCATGTTTCTGAAAATGTAATGCCAGCTATGTTAAGTACAGGATATATGGATATATTAAATAACTACAGAAGAATAAAAGATCATTTATACAATATAGTTGAAGTTTTTGCTAAAATAAACTAA
- a CDS encoding dihydroorotase family protein, with translation MLIKNCKILYQGVEDIKDILVEDGKISKIYSCLDVEELDMDEIVDLDNNWLLPGIIDVHTHMRDPGLSHKEDFETGSMACAKGGVTTFIDMPNTVPNTTTEEVLKDKENNSRGRSYVDYGFHFGGSRLDNSSEIKKVRDRVASTKIFLNMSTGDMLVEEEKILENLFRESKIVSVHAEEEMVEKAIGLSKKFKKPLYLCHLSKASEVELLRKAKGEGVKVYGEVAPHHLFLNETQADNLLLMKPELKSKEDNEALWMGILDGTIDTIGTDHAPHTLEEKSSKTTYGIPGIENSLVMMLKELDKKISMKKLQEIMCENPAKIFGILGKGKIEVGYDADFVAVDLKNKEIIKNEDVVSKCGWTPYDGIAGGGKVLATFVRGEMIYNGKEFMNKNGRGVSYNV, from the coding sequence ATGCTAATAAAAAATTGTAAAATCTTATATCAAGGCGTAGAGGATATAAAAGATATTTTAGTAGAAGACGGGAAGATTTCTAAAATATATAGCTGTTTAGATGTAGAAGAGCTAGATATGGATGAGATTGTAGATTTAGATAATAACTGGTTACTTCCTGGAATAATAGATGTCCACACACATATGAGAGATCCTGGACTATCTCACAAAGAGGATTTTGAAACTGGAAGTATGGCTTGTGCAAAGGGTGGGGTTACAACTTTTATAGATATGCCAAATACAGTTCCAAATACTACAACAGAAGAGGTATTAAAGGATAAAGAAAACAACTCTAGGGGAAGAAGTTATGTGGATTATGGATTCCATTTTGGTGGGAGTAGATTGGATAATAGCTCGGAAATAAAAAAAGTTAGGGATAGAGTAGCATCTACAAAGATATTTTTAAATATGTCTACTGGAGATATGCTTGTTGAAGAGGAGAAGATTTTAGAAAATCTTTTTAGAGAATCAAAAATAGTTTCTGTTCATGCAGAAGAAGAGATGGTAGAAAAAGCCATAGGACTTTCTAAAAAATTTAAAAAACCACTATATCTTTGTCATCTTTCGAAAGCTTCAGAAGTTGAACTTCTTAGAAAGGCAAAAGGAGAGGGAGTTAAGGTTTATGGTGAAGTAGCACCACATCATTTATTCTTAAATGAAACTCAAGCAGATAATCTACTTTTAATGAAGCCAGAATTAAAATCAAAAGAGGATAATGAGGCTTTATGGATGGGTATATTAGATGGAACAATAGATACTATTGGAACAGATCATGCCCCTCATACTTTAGAGGAGAAGAGTTCTAAAACAACTTATGGTATTCCTGGAATAGAAAATTCTTTAGTTATGATGTTAAAAGAGTTAGATAAAAAAATAAGCATGAAAAAATTACAAGAGATCATGTGTGAAAATCCAGCAAAAATATTTGGAATTTTAGGTAAGGGGAAAATAGAAGTTGGATATGATGCAGATTTTGTTGCTGTTGATTTAAAAAATAAAGAGATTATAAAGAATGAAGATGTGGTATCAAAATGTGGGTGGACACCTTATGATGGAATAGCTGGAGGGGGAAAAGTTTTAGCGACTTTTGTCAGAGGTGAAATGATTTATAATGGAAAAGAGTTTATGAATAAAAATGGAAGAGGAGTGAGTTATAATGTCTAG
- a CDS encoding aminotransferase class V-fold PLP-dependent enzyme, whose protein sequence is MKEFYFDNAATSSPKPESVYEAVELAIKKYNANPGRAGHRKAIEAGRKIFEVRDKIAKFFNLKNNLNVVFTANATESLNFAIKGTVPSGASVITTNFEHNSSLRPLFYMQDEKGVKLTFVNTYKEIERSITSETKVVVINHISNVNGTVQDIRKIGEICKKYGLLFILDASQSAGYLDIDMERDNIDVLCTTGHKSLFGIQGVGILCVREGVDIKPLLEGGTGSFSKLSRQPMEMPEKLEAGTLNTPGIMSLGAGIDFINNFGLDKIRNHENQLTEYFIQELEKIETIKVYKSITEKQGPVVSLNMVGIDSADLASVLDEEFGIMVRPGFHCAPLAHKAIGTYEIGTVRFSFGFFNSLEDVKYAIEALKNISEQI, encoded by the coding sequence ATGAAAGAATTTTATTTTGATAACGCAGCAACAAGTTCTCCAAAACCAGAAAGTGTATATGAAGCGGTAGAATTGGCTATAAAAAAATATAATGCTAATCCAGGAAGAGCTGGGCATAGAAAAGCTATAGAAGCAGGAAGAAAAATATTTGAAGTGAGAGATAAAATAGCAAAATTTTTTAATTTGAAAAATAATTTAAATGTTGTTTTTACTGCAAATGCAACAGAAAGTTTAAATTTTGCGATAAAAGGTACAGTTCCGAGTGGGGCTTCCGTAATAACAACAAACTTTGAGCATAATTCAAGTCTAAGGCCTCTTTTTTACATGCAGGATGAAAAAGGTGTGAAATTAACATTTGTTAATACTTATAAAGAAATAGAGAGAAGTATAACTTCTGAAACTAAAGTGGTTGTTATAAATCATATTTCAAATGTTAATGGAACTGTCCAAGATATTAGAAAAATAGGTGAAATATGTAAAAAATATGGGTTGTTATTTATTTTAGATGCTTCACAAAGTGCGGGGTATTTAGATATAGATATGGAAAGAGATAACATAGATGTACTTTGTACCACAGGGCATAAATCACTATTTGGAATTCAAGGAGTAGGAATCCTATGTGTGAGAGAAGGTGTTGATATAAAACCTCTATTAGAAGGTGGGACAGGTAGTTTTTCAAAACTATCTAGACAGCCTATGGAAATGCCTGAAAAATTAGAAGCAGGTACATTAAATACTCCTGGAATAATGAGTCTTGGTGCTGGAATAGATTTTATAAATAACTTTGGACTAGATAAAATAAGAAATCATGAGAATCAATTAACAGAATATTTCATACAAGAGCTAGAAAAAATAGAAACAATAAAGGTGTATAAAAGTATTACTGAAAAACAGGGACCTGTTGTAAGTTTAAATATGGTTGGAATAGATAGTGCAGATTTAGCTTCTGTGTTAGATGAGGAGTTTGGAATAATGGTTAGACCAGGATTCCACTGTGCTCCATTAGCTCATAAAGCTATCGGGACTTATGAGATAGGAACCGTAAGATTTTCATTTGGATTTTTTAATAGTTTAGAGGATGTAAAATATGCAATAGAGGCACTAAAAAATATTAGTGAACAAATATAA
- the pyrF gene encoding orotidine-5'-phosphate decarboxylase, producing the protein MNVKDRLIIALDYSNMEDAKKIVDILGETVSFYKVGLELFLNSKGEMVDYLTEKGKKVFLDLKFHDIPNTTTMASLFAAKQNVFMFNVHASGGRAMMESVAKRVKEVNPEILSIAVTILTSFSEEGIKETFQSQLSLKELALNLAKLTKDAGMDGIVCSPWEAKAIKELCGQNFKTVCPGVRPKWSAANDQERIMTPKDAILNGCDYLVVGRPVTKNENPVEAAKMVLAEIEEGMKEANLC; encoded by the coding sequence ATGAACGTTAAAGATAGATTGATAATAGCTTTAGATTATTCAAATATGGAAGATGCAAAAAAGATAGTAGATATATTAGGGGAAACAGTATCTTTTTATAAAGTTGGATTAGAACTTTTCTTAAACTCAAAGGGAGAGATGGTAGATTATTTAACTGAGAAAGGGAAAAAAGTTTTCTTAGATTTAAAGTTTCACGATATACCAAATACAACAACTATGGCATCTTTATTTGCTGCAAAACAAAATGTATTTATGTTTAATGTACATGCAAGTGGTGGAAGAGCAATGATGGAGTCGGTTGCTAAAAGAGTTAAAGAAGTAAACCCAGAGATACTATCAATAGCTGTAACAATATTAACAAGTTTTTCTGAAGAGGGAATAAAAGAAACTTTCCAAAGTCAACTTTCATTAAAAGAATTAGCTTTGAACTTAGCTAAACTAACAAAAGATGCTGGAATGGATGGAATAGTTTGTTCGCCTTGGGAAGCTAAAGCCATAAAAGAACTTTGTGGACAAAACTTTAAAACTGTTTGTCCAGGAGTTAGACCAAAATGGTCAGCGGCTAATGATCAAGAGAGAATAATGACTCCAAAAGATGCAATATTAAATGGATGTGACTATTTAGTTGTAGGAAGACCAGTAACTAAAAATGAAAATCCAGTAGAAGCAGCAAAAATGGTTTTAGCAGAGATTGAAGAGGGGATGAAAGAGGCCAATTTATGCTAA
- the pyrE gene encoding orotate phosphoribosyltransferase: MSRAKDIAKSLLGTEAVRLNVKEPFTFVSGIKSPIYCDNRKMIGFPKERQVVVDAFVEVLKEKDFDIVAGTATAGIPWAAFIAQEMNVPMAYIRGEKKAHGAGRQIEGADFAGKKVIIIEDLISTGGSSIKAVAAAREAGATEVEVLAIFSYEFDKAYKNFSEDNILWTTISNFASLIEVATEEKYLDSAEAEIALKWNKTPDTWGR; the protein is encoded by the coding sequence ATGTCTAGAGCAAAGGATATAGCAAAATCATTATTAGGAACAGAGGCAGTAAGATTAAATGTTAAGGAACCTTTTACATTCGTATCTGGAATTAAAAGTCCAATTTATTGTGATAATAGAAAGATGATAGGATTTCCAAAAGAGAGACAAGTTGTAGTAGATGCATTCGTGGAAGTTTTAAAAGAGAAAGACTTTGATATCGTAGCAGGAACAGCAACTGCAGGAATTCCTTGGGCAGCATTTATAGCACAAGAGATGAATGTTCCAATGGCTTATATTAGAGGTGAGAAAAAAGCGCATGGAGCTGGAAGACAAATAGAGGGAGCTGACTTTGCAGGAAAGAAAGTAATAATAATAGAGGATCTTATTTCAACAGGAGGAAGCTCTATAAAAGCGGTTGCTGCTGCAAGAGAGGCAGGAGCAACAGAAGTTGAAGTTTTAGCAATATTCTCTTATGAATTTGATAAAGCATACAAGAATTTCTCAGAAGATAATATCTTATGGACTACAATTTCAAATTTTGCATCATTAATAGAAGTTGCAACAGAGGAGAAATATTTAGATTCAGCAGAAGCAGAGATAGCTTTAAAATGGAATAAGACTCCAGATACTTGGGGAAGATAA